Proteins encoded by one window of Candidatus Poribacteria bacterium:
- a CDS encoding LamG domain-containing protein, which translates to MKVFTICRVLVFAGLILMIGFGVSAHAAKLGLVSAWLFEENGGKVVKDIVSGYDGEIKGSLEWVKDGKFGGALKFPGKGDSYVRVDHDDVFNSDPYSFVAWVKLENASWQYVVWRNGDVWPEPENVRHLDIWIHTDDYPVFMWHVKGNVGRIDGKTIIADGKWHHIAKIYDGKNVQMYVDGKVDGEKPSGGTLDTSKSPIWIGARPGNVAATGLFDEVGFFTEALSKDELNDVMDNGLAGYAAVDAAGKATTTWGLLKTIK; encoded by the coding sequence ATGAAGGTATTTACCATCTGCCGAGTGCTGGTCTTTGCAGGACTGATTCTTATGATCGGATTCGGTGTTTCCGCACACGCTGCGAAACTCGGATTGGTGAGTGCTTGGCTCTTTGAGGAAAATGGTGGAAAGGTTGTCAAAGATATTGTCAGTGGATACGACGGTGAAATCAAAGGCTCCCTTGAATGGGTAAAAGACGGCAAATTCGGCGGGGCATTGAAATTCCCCGGCAAGGGCGATAGTTACGTCCGCGTTGACCACGACGACGTTTTCAATTCCGATCCGTACTCGTTTGTCGCATGGGTGAAGCTGGAAAACGCCTCGTGGCAATATGTTGTCTGGCGAAATGGGGATGTCTGGCCCGAACCCGAAAATGTACGCCATCTCGATATATGGATTCACACTGACGACTATCCGGTCTTTATGTGGCACGTCAAGGGAAACGTCGGGCGGATTGACGGTAAAACCATCATTGCTGACGGTAAGTGGCATCACATTGCCAAAATCTATGACGGCAAAAATGTTCAGATGTACGTTGATGGAAAAGTAGATGGTGAGAAACCGAGCGGTGGGACACTGGATACGAGTAAATCCCCTATCTGGATAGGCGCACGCCCCGGCAACGTTGCTGCGACGGGACTCTTTGACGAGGTCGGCTTCTTCACGGAGGCACTCTCTAAAGATGAGCTCAACGATGTTATGGATAATGGGTTGGCTGGCTATGCTGCTGTTGATGCAGCTGGGAAAGCAACGACAACTTGGGGACTGCTGAAAACAATAAAATAA
- a CDS encoding LamG domain-containing protein gives MDKYVCVMLSQWIKMSQLVYFLIAAVLLMSCVFTYAADAEEDLLIYLPFDEGQGNKAEDVGPNGFVGDIKNAKWVEGIAGQALQFKNGSVNFDPLKIDQPKEMTIEFWFKPDEEIEGGGRIDLLYRLNGGGRPHITFNRGGILFGFYFATQGVEIPIHTNYDVFKPEWYYFVGSQSKQIAWMYINGELDAEAKAGGDARMDFGTEGMCIAASQGNANFFNGVIDEFKMWSFAFTAEDVKASMEETLAVDAGGKLTTTWGKLKSRK, from the coding sequence ATGGATAAATATGTCTGTGTGATGCTTTCACAGTGGATAAAGATGAGTCAATTAGTATACTTTTTGATAGCTGCAGTGCTCTTGATGAGTTGTGTCTTCACTTATGCAGCCGATGCAGAGGAAGATTTACTTATCTACTTACCTTTTGATGAAGGACAAGGTAACAAGGCGGAAGATGTTGGGCCTAATGGATTTGTTGGTGATATAAAGAACGCAAAATGGGTGGAAGGAATTGCCGGTCAAGCACTCCAATTCAAAAATGGAAGTGTCAACTTTGATCCACTCAAAATTGATCAACCGAAAGAAATGACGATTGAGTTTTGGTTTAAACCGGACGAGGAAATTGAAGGTGGTGGTAGGATTGATCTGCTCTATCGTTTGAATGGTGGCGGACGGCCCCACATTACGTTCAACCGTGGAGGAATTTTGTTCGGTTTCTACTTTGCGACGCAAGGTGTAGAAATACCAATACACACGAATTATGATGTGTTTAAGCCGGAATGGTACTACTTCGTTGGGTCGCAGAGCAAACAGATAGCGTGGATGTATATCAACGGAGAACTTGATGCTGAAGCGAAAGCTGGTGGAGATGCACGCATGGATTTCGGCACCGAAGGAATGTGCATCGCAGCGAGTCAGGGCAACGCCAACTTCTTCAACGGTGTGATTGACGAATTTAAGATGTGGAGTTTCGCGTTCACCGCTGAGGACGTTAAAGCCAGTATGGAAGAAACCCTCGCTGTCGATGCAGGTGGAAAACTAACGACGACATGGGGTAAACTTAAGTCGAGAAAATAG
- a CDS encoding DUF1080 domain-containing protein has protein sequence MKHLNVQCLCICVCFAFILAIHPASAIRYEFDSDKEIADWELGPQATAKVKDGMLELTVAGGQNSGIYFGEDNWTDYRMEVKARKAAGPYFHLFVRTQEPAQDFYFMEISYNSHTTSVFMFSGGAANEITGGPRPKRPDSKDTKGGDAYTIVFEVEGETLRTYIDGKLMVETEDKTYDKGRPGLGGRDSTVLYEYMEINGEGIPPTAVEPADKLATLWGELKSR, from the coding sequence ATGAAGCATCTAAACGTTCAATGCCTCTGTATATGTGTCTGTTTTGCTTTCATATTAGCGATACACCCAGCATCAGCGATTCGTTACGAGTTTGATAGCGACAAAGAGATTGCAGATTGGGAACTCGGACCCCAAGCAACAGCGAAAGTCAAAGACGGTATGCTTGAACTCACCGTTGCCGGTGGACAGAATTCGGGTATCTATTTTGGAGAGGATAACTGGACCGATTACCGAATGGAGGTCAAAGCACGGAAGGCCGCTGGTCCCTATTTCCATTTGTTTGTTCGGACCCAAGAACCGGCACAGGATTTCTATTTCATGGAGATCAGTTATAACTCGCATACGACTTCGGTTTTCATGTTTAGCGGTGGTGCCGCGAATGAAATTACCGGTGGTCCCCGCCCGAAACGTCCCGATTCAAAGGACACTAAAGGTGGCGATGCCTATACTATAGTCTTTGAAGTGGAAGGCGAAACCCTCAGGACCTACATTGATGGGAAATTGATGGTTGAAACTGAGGATAAGACCTACGATAAAGGTCGTCCCGGCTTGGGTGGCAGAGATTCGACAGTCCTCTACGAGTACATGGAAATTAACGGTGAGGGCATCCCACCGACAGCAGTTGAGCCTGCTGATAAATTAGCGACTTTATGGGGCGAATTGAAGAGCCGATAA
- the pbpC gene encoding penicillin-binding protein 1C has product MKKIRMEGLRIGRLEDWKIGRLWDHPSFPLSILPFKRLFWLLPPLLIIILFMLANWCFPLPKARLHPPPSRIVLDRNGQWLRAFLADDGMWRIAISHRFPSEVSEIAINRSAEGFREPRVSESHSVLLHQAILTSEDRWFYYHYGINPVSIATALYDNLKAGEVVRGGSTITMQLARLMEPKARNIPNKLIEAFRALQLEYAYSKSEILNFYFNMLPYGGNIVGTAAASRFYFNKPQHALSLGEAALLAAIPNAPERLRPDRFPENARKAREKVLNRLLTRGQISKQQWQEASQEPIPKKRYPLPFKAPHLSRMLVRHATPTTDGRIYTTIDTKVQETAVRILREYLDAAGKPSLQGSHSAGTGAIVVMDTQSREVLAMVGSHDFFDRRASGQINGTLAPRSPGSALKPFVYALAMEQGLITPETLLFDVPVSYAGYEPANYDGKYNGYVTARQALARSLNVPAVNLNARLKNITLPTFLKQAGISTLAPDRKYGLSMVLGGCEVNLLELTTLYAGLANMGEFEPYQIALRSHQSSVVSGQLQEVFGKVNTSLTDNRKLKTENYSNKRLLRAETSFIITEMLTTSQRPANAVKSLEVFESTMNLPKIAWKTGTSYGHRDAWCIGYSPTLTIGVWLGNFDGRGSPMLSGTDAATPILFALFTALTGQDTHRWFTKPKQLKTRQVCALSGAPVSPHCPTHKSDVYIPGISPVATCAIHKRIYIDETTGYSLCSHCRNFSTDNAHRKIFEEWPAEAATWLAENGFAVPVLPEHNPLCTGTIAGNAPIILSPAEDTTYYIRAGVPLENQKIRLSASTSNRTQNLFWFLDGELIFKGKAGEEHWFTPVKGQHVLTCVDAEGRSASRPLHISMIR; this is encoded by the coding sequence ATGAAAAAAATCAGAATGGAAGGCTTGAGGATTGGAAGATTGGAAGATTGGAAGATTGGAAGATTGTGGGACCATCCATCCTTCCCCCTTTCCATCCTTCCATTCAAAAGACTATTTTGGCTGCTACCCCCACTCCTTATCATCATTCTCTTCATGCTCGCAAACTGGTGTTTCCCGCTGCCGAAAGCACGTCTGCATCCACCACCCTCTCGGATTGTGCTGGACAGAAACGGACAGTGGCTCCGAGCATTTTTAGCGGACGATGGCATGTGGCGAATAGCCATCAGCCATCGGTTTCCATCAGAAGTCAGTGAAATAGCCATCAACCGTTCTGCTGAAGGCTTCCGAGAGCCGAGGGTTTCCGAGAGCCATTCCGTGTTATTACACCAAGCAATACTAACATCGGAAGACAGATGGTTTTACTACCACTACGGTATCAACCCAGTGTCCATTGCAACCGCCCTCTATGACAATCTCAAAGCAGGTGAGGTGGTGCGCGGCGGTTCAACCATTACCATGCAGCTCGCGCGACTGATGGAACCTAAAGCCCGAAATATTCCAAACAAACTCATCGAGGCGTTCCGCGCCCTTCAACTTGAATATGCCTACTCTAAATCTGAGATTTTAAACTTTTATTTCAATATGCTTCCCTACGGAGGGAACATCGTTGGAACAGCGGCAGCATCTCGGTTTTACTTTAACAAACCTCAACACGCGCTTAGCCTCGGCGAAGCCGCACTCCTCGCCGCTATCCCGAATGCCCCAGAACGTTTGCGACCGGATAGATTTCCAGAAAATGCGAGAAAGGCACGCGAAAAAGTGCTGAACCGTCTTCTCACACGTGGACAGATCTCCAAACAGCAGTGGCAGGAAGCATCGCAAGAGCCGATCCCTAAAAAACGTTATCCACTCCCATTCAAAGCACCCCATCTCTCACGCATGTTGGTTAGACATGCAACACCTACAACAGACGGTAGGATATACACGACAATAGACACAAAGGTTCAGGAGACTGCCGTACGTATTCTTCGCGAATATTTGGATGCAGCAGGAAAACCAAGCCTTCAAGGCTCTCATAGTGCTGGCACAGGTGCGATTGTCGTTATGGATACACAAAGCCGTGAGGTTTTAGCAATGGTGGGTTCTCACGATTTTTTCGACCGGCGCGCGTCGGGACAGATAAACGGGACGCTCGCGCCGCGCTCTCCCGGTTCTGCACTCAAACCTTTTGTCTACGCGCTTGCAATGGAACAGGGTTTGATTACGCCAGAAACACTGTTATTCGATGTGCCTGTCAGCTACGCTGGATATGAACCCGCGAATTATGATGGCAAATATAATGGCTACGTTACCGCCCGTCAGGCATTGGCACGCTCTCTCAATGTCCCCGCCGTTAACCTGAATGCACGTCTGAAGAATATCACACTGCCCACCTTCCTCAAACAGGCTGGCATTTCCACGCTTGCACCCGACAGAAAGTACGGACTCTCTATGGTTCTCGGTGGATGTGAAGTGAATTTGCTTGAGTTGACCACACTCTACGCAGGGTTGGCAAATATGGGAGAATTTGAACCTTATCAAATAGCACTGCGGAGTCATCAGTCATCAGTGGTCAGCGGTCAGTTACAAGAGGTTTTCGGTAAAGTAAATACTTCTTTAACTGATAACCGAAAACTGAAAACTGAAAACTATTCAAACAAACGTTTACTCCGAGCGGAAACGAGTTTCATCATAACCGAGATGCTCACAACGTCACAACGCCCTGCGAACGCAGTTAAAAGTTTAGAAGTTTTTGAAAGCACAATGAACCTGCCGAAGATCGCATGGAAAACTGGTACGTCTTACGGGCACCGAGATGCATGGTGTATCGGGTACTCACCAACATTAACGATTGGTGTGTGGCTCGGCAACTTCGACGGAAGGGGTTCTCCGATGCTGAGTGGGACAGATGCCGCAACCCCTATTTTATTTGCACTCTTTACAGCACTAACAGGGCAGGACACACATCGATGGTTCACCAAGCCGAAACAATTGAAAACACGGCAGGTCTGTGCGCTCAGTGGTGCACCGGTTTCACCACACTGCCCTACCCATAAGAGCGATGTATACATCCCCGGTATCTCACCTGTAGCGACCTGTGCAATTCACAAACGTATCTATATCGATGAAACTACAGGGTATAGTCTCTGTTCTCACTGTCGAAATTTTTCGACAGATAACGCGCACCGAAAAATATTTGAAGAGTGGCCCGCTGAGGCAGCGACTTGGTTAGCAGAAAATGGATTTGCCGTGCCGGTTCTGCCAGAACATAATCCATTGTGTACCGGTACAATCGCAGGGAACGCCCCTATTATTCTATCCCCAGCAGAAGACACCACCTACTACATTCGGGCAGGTGTGCCATTGGAGAACCAAAAAATTCGTCTATCCGCTTCGACTTCTAACAGGACACAAAATTTGTTCTGGTTTCTGGACGGTGAGTTAATTTTCAAAGGAAAGGCGGGAGAGGAACACTGGTTCACACCTGTTAAAGGGCAACATGTGCTAACGTGTGTGGATGCGGAGGGACGCTCAGCAAGCCGCCCGCTCCACATCTCAATGATACGGTAG
- a CDS encoding aldehyde dehydrogenase family protein: MQMHVGGEWIDKSNKIDVLSPFDGSVVDTVPRGDAADVETAIQTAERGAKIMAGLTGYERYEILRKVADLMVEKADELAEVITREEGKILAEATIEATRASEIIALSAEEAKRVTGETIPLEGAPGVKDKLGFTVRVPCGIVAGISPFNFPLHLVCHKAGPAIAGGNAIIIKPATDTPLSALKLVELFLEAGTPPEAIQCVTGPGGEIGDTLCADRRVRKITFTGSRDVGEHICKVAGLKRVTMELGSNSPLIVMPDADPEKVARAAAASGYSNAGQVCISTQRVIAHEKIYGDFLDAFQAEVAEISTGDPLVEGTRMGPMIREDDATRVAEWIQEAVSDGAELLTGGDKQDQFVTPAILANVKPEMKISCDEVFGPAVGVTRVNDIDEAIALANDTNYGLSAAIFTQNVDWAMKFVRQVESGNLMVNWGTQWRADLMPYGGVKESGMGKEGPKYAIEEMTELKMAIFHLDG; the protein is encoded by the coding sequence ATGCAAATGCACGTAGGTGGAGAATGGATTGATAAATCCAATAAAATTGACGTACTGAGTCCGTTTGACGGTTCAGTTGTTGACACTGTTCCGAGAGGCGATGCAGCCGATGTCGAAACCGCTATTCAGACCGCAGAACGCGGCGCAAAGATCATGGCAGGGTTAACTGGCTATGAACGCTACGAAATCCTGCGGAAAGTCGCGGACTTGATGGTGGAGAAGGCTGACGAACTCGCCGAGGTTATCACCCGCGAAGAGGGGAAAATCCTTGCCGAGGCAACTATTGAAGCCACCCGCGCTTCGGAAATTATCGCACTCTCCGCAGAGGAAGCGAAACGGGTAACCGGTGAAACGATTCCGCTTGAAGGCGCGCCGGGTGTGAAAGATAAACTCGGCTTTACTGTCCGTGTGCCGTGTGGCATTGTTGCCGGTATTAGCCCCTTCAATTTTCCGCTTCACCTTGTCTGCCACAAAGCGGGTCCTGCAATTGCAGGTGGAAACGCTATTATCATCAAACCCGCAACGGACACACCGCTCTCCGCGTTAAAACTCGTTGAACTCTTTTTAGAGGCTGGCACACCGCCCGAAGCGATTCAGTGTGTGACGGGACCCGGTGGCGAAATCGGTGATACACTCTGTGCAGATCGACGCGTCCGGAAGATTACCTTTACTGGCAGCCGTGATGTCGGCGAACACATCTGTAAGGTCGCAGGATTGAAGCGTGTCACGATGGAGCTCGGCTCCAATTCGCCGCTCATCGTGATGCCGGATGCCGACCCTGAGAAGGTCGCACGTGCAGCGGCAGCGTCTGGTTATTCCAATGCAGGACAGGTCTGTATCTCAACGCAGCGCGTCATCGCACATGAGAAAATCTATGGGGATTTCTTGGATGCGTTCCAAGCCGAAGTTGCCGAAATCAGCACTGGCGACCCACTCGTAGAAGGAACACGGATGGGACCGATGATTCGGGAAGATGATGCGACCCGTGTCGCTGAATGGATTCAGGAAGCCGTCTCTGACGGTGCGGAACTCCTCACTGGTGGAGATAAGCAGGACCAGTTCGTTACACCCGCTATTCTTGCCAACGTCAAGCCGGAGATGAAAATTTCTTGTGATGAGGTCTTCGGACCGGCTGTCGGTGTGACGCGAGTCAACGACATTGACGAGGCGATCGCCCTTGCTAACGATACGAACTACGGGCTAAGTGCTGCGATCTTCACACAGAACGTCGATTGGGCGATGAAGTTTGTCCGCCAGGTCGAATCTGGCAATCTGATGGTGAACTGGGGCACACAATGGCGTGCGGACTTGATGCCTTATGGTGGGGTCAAAGAGAGCGGTATGGGCAAGGAAGGTCCGAAATACGCCATAGAAGAGATGACCGAATTGAAGATGGCGATCTTCCACCTTGACGGTTAA
- a CDS encoding SMP-30/gluconolactonase/LRE family protein: MKKKAIFAIVLIGIGCVVFFVGYEKDRKMSQDILSEEPSVEQEIETEDALIYWTNRSGRIRRIRSDSSDIENLFTDVCSPIGIALDISGGQMYWTSGCKIQRAHWDGSNVEELVPSSKGIKEGIALDVDGSKMYWTVWNAPTNKIQRANLDGSEIEDIITGLQSPRGITLDVPNGKMYWADLGAGKIQRANLNGSEVEDIITGLLGPNGIALDLDGSKIYWADEFSGKIQCANLDGSNLKTLFVRYGKLIGTAINIPLGILGLKIYYANSPIGIALDISGGKIYWTTPHKYKVQRANLDGSNVEDVVTDSILTIGIALSTAP, from the coding sequence ATGAAAAAAAAAGCAATATTTGCTATCGTTTTAATTGGAATTGGATGTGTCGTTTTTTTCGTGGGTTACGAGAAAGACAGGAAAATGTCCCAAGACATATTATCCGAAGAACCATCCGTTGAGCAGGAAATCGAAACTGAAGATGCCCTCATCTATTGGACAAACAGATCAGGTAGAATTCGGCGCATTCGCTCCGATAGCTCAGACATTGAAAACCTCTTTACTGACGTATGCTCTCCAATTGGTATAGCATTAGACATTTCCGGCGGTCAGATGTACTGGACGAGCGGTTGTAAAATTCAACGTGCTCACTGGGACGGCTCAAACGTTGAGGAACTTGTTCCGTCCAGTAAAGGAATCAAGGAAGGTATTGCACTGGATGTTGATGGAAGTAAGATGTACTGGACCGTCTGGAATGCTCCGACGAATAAAATTCAACGCGCCAACCTTGATGGTTCAGAGATTGAAGACATCATCACTGGTTTGCAAAGTCCACGTGGCATCACCTTGGACGTTCCCAATGGAAAAATGTACTGGGCAGACCTTGGTGCCGGTAAGATTCAACGTGCGAATCTCAATGGTTCAGAGGTTGAAGACATCATCACTGGTTTGCTGGGCCCAAACGGTATCGCTCTGGATTTAGATGGAAGTAAAATTTATTGGGCAGATGAGTTCAGTGGTAAAATTCAGTGTGCGAACCTCGATGGTTCAAATCTCAAGACTCTCTTTGTTAGATACGGTAAACTTATCGGTACTGCGATAAATATTCCGTTAGGTATTTTAGGTCTAAAAATATATTATGCGAATAGTCCGATCGGTATTGCCTTAGATATTTCGGGTGGAAAAATATATTGGACAACTCCACATAAATATAAGGTTCAGCGTGCCAACCTCGATGGTTCAAATGTTGAAGATGTTGTCACCGACAGTATACTAACTATCGGCATTGCGCTGTCTACCGCACCATAG
- the fusA gene encoding elongation factor G: MKQYRTDEIRNIAIIAHSGAGKTSLVEAMLYNGGAIERMGAVDSGNSVADYAADEIERKTTLNCSVCIAEWEGHKLNLIDTPGAEDFYGDLHSVLRVVDAVVVVVDATTGVEGGTEKVWEVADKYELPRLIFINKMDKENASFENALASVEDILETRAVPIQLPIGKEDQFSGVVDVIQMAAYLQPDGSKRAAKAEIPADLEAQAEETREALVEVAAESDDELIEKFFEGELSDEEIQNGLQLGIFENQFTPVLCGAALNNIGVQQLMDMLVTGCPSPVDVGAVTAAENEEESREPSTDAPMSAVVFKTIADPFAGQLSFFRVYSGILEGDSQVSNSTQGQIERLGKTAFMNGKDPISTPQVEAGDIGALTKLAATQTGDTLCDRDAPIQLTGVEFPNSVISYAISPTREGDDEKLMTSLTRMSEEDPVFRIERNEVTKQLLVSGLGDLHITVNRERMSDKFGVETDVSPPKVPYRETIRRSVRSVQGRHKRQSGGRGQFGDVWINLAPLQRGEGFEFVNNIVGGAIPRNYIPAVEKGIRERMDRGLLAGFPIVDIQIDLYDGKYHPVDSSDMAFQIAGSLAFSAAAEQADPGLLEPIMNVAITVPEQFMGNIIGDLNGRRGQVMGVEQIGRKQVIQANVPLSEMLRYSIDLKSMTSARGNFTMEFSHYEVAPDDVAQKVIAESKQEEEE, translated from the coding sequence ATGAAACAATACAGGACCGATGAGATCCGGAACATTGCAATTATAGCGCATTCAGGAGCAGGCAAGACATCACTTGTTGAAGCGATGCTTTATAACGGTGGTGCCATTGAGCGCATGGGGGCTGTTGATAGCGGAAATTCTGTAGCCGACTATGCCGCTGACGAGATAGAACGTAAAACGACCCTCAACTGTTCAGTCTGTATCGCAGAATGGGAAGGACACAAACTAAATCTGATTGATACCCCAGGCGCAGAAGACTTTTACGGAGACCTCCACAGCGTCCTCCGAGTCGTTGATGCTGTTGTTGTCGTCGTCGATGCGACAACCGGTGTCGAAGGCGGCACCGAAAAAGTGTGGGAGGTCGCGGACAAATATGAACTGCCACGCCTCATCTTTATCAATAAAATGGATAAAGAGAACGCCAGTTTCGAAAACGCGCTCGCGAGCGTTGAAGATATTTTAGAGACACGGGCTGTCCCTATTCAACTCCCGATCGGTAAAGAAGATCAGTTTTCCGGTGTTGTCGATGTTATACAAATGGCGGCTTATCTGCAACCCGACGGTAGCAAACGCGCTGCGAAAGCCGAAATACCAGCAGATTTGGAGGCACAGGCTGAAGAAACCCGTGAAGCACTCGTTGAAGTCGCTGCAGAAAGTGATGATGAACTCATTGAAAAATTTTTTGAAGGCGAACTGTCCGACGAAGAGATTCAGAACGGATTGCAACTCGGAATTTTCGAGAACCAATTTACTCCTGTGCTTTGCGGTGCTGCTCTGAATAATATCGGCGTGCAACAATTGATGGATATGTTGGTAACTGGATGCCCGTCTCCAGTCGATGTAGGGGCAGTTACAGCAGCGGAAAACGAAGAGGAAAGCAGAGAACCGTCAACAGATGCACCAATGTCCGCCGTTGTATTCAAAACGATTGCTGATCCATTCGCGGGACAGTTGAGCTTCTTCCGCGTTTATTCCGGTATCTTGGAAGGGGATTCCCAAGTCAGCAATTCAACTCAAGGACAGATTGAACGACTCGGAAAAACAGCGTTCATGAACGGTAAGGATCCGATTAGCACACCCCAAGTGGAAGCAGGAGACATCGGCGCACTCACGAAACTTGCCGCGACTCAGACAGGGGATACGCTTTGCGACAGAGATGCTCCTATTCAACTCACGGGTGTCGAATTCCCGAACTCCGTCATCTCCTATGCCATTAGCCCGACACGCGAAGGTGACGATGAAAAGCTGATGACATCTCTCACACGCATGTCCGAAGAAGATCCTGTGTTTAGGATTGAACGGAATGAAGTTACGAAACAACTTCTCGTTTCCGGACTTGGAGATCTGCACATCACCGTCAATCGGGAACGGATGTCAGACAAATTTGGTGTTGAAACCGATGTTTCACCGCCAAAAGTGCCATATCGTGAAACGATTCGTCGAAGCGTCCGGAGCGTCCAAGGACGGCACAAACGTCAATCCGGTGGAAGAGGGCAGTTCGGAGATGTCTGGATTAACCTCGCTCCCTTGCAACGCGGTGAAGGATTTGAGTTCGTTAACAACATCGTCGGTGGCGCGATTCCGCGTAACTACATCCCTGCTGTTGAAAAAGGTATTCGTGAGCGAATGGACAGGGGTTTACTCGCAGGCTTCCCAATCGTCGATATCCAAATCGATCTCTATGATGGGAAATACCACCCCGTCGATTCTTCGGATATGGCGTTCCAGATTGCTGGTTCCCTCGCGTTCTCTGCTGCCGCAGAACAGGCTGACCCAGGCTTGCTTGAACCGATTATGAACGTTGCAATCACAGTGCCAGAACAGTTCATGGGAAACATCATCGGCGACCTGAATGGACGACGCGGACAGGTGATGGGTGTCGAGCAGATAGGGAGAAAGCAGGTGATTCAGGCAAATGTTCCACTTTCGGAGATGCTTAGGTATTCGATCGATCTCAAGTCGATGACGAGTGCCCGTGGCAACTTCACAATGGAATTCTCACATTACGAGGTTGCACCTGACGACGTTGCGCAGAAGGTGATCGCCGAGTCGAAACAGGAAGAAGAAGAGTAG